In the genome of Synergistes jonesii, one region contains:
- a CDS encoding (deoxy)nucleoside triphosphate pyrophosphohydrolase: protein MIEVVAALIRSGDKFMICRRPAHKARGRLWEFAGGKVEPGESKEEALIRECREELGVALLLGSVFAEAEYAYPDTAVHLTLFSAAIAEGTPQKLEHSDIRWITAEEIPQYEFCPADREFLDKIRAAKN, encoded by the coding sequence ATGATCGAAGTCGTAGCCGCGCTGATTCGCAGCGGAGATAAATTCATGATCTGCCGGAGGCCCGCGCACAAGGCGCGCGGAAGGCTGTGGGAATTCGCCGGAGGCAAGGTAGAGCCCGGCGAGAGTAAGGAAGAGGCCCTTATCCGCGAATGCCGTGAGGAACTCGGCGTCGCGCTCTTGCTCGGGAGCGTCTTTGCCGAAGCAGAATACGCATACCCCGATACAGCCGTGCATCTGACTCTCTTCAGCGCGGCGATAGCCGAGGGAACGCCGCAAAAGCTCGAACACAGCGATATACGCTGGATAACGGCCGAAGAGATTCCTCAGTACGAATTCTGCCCGGCCGACAGGGAATTTCTCGATAAGATACGCGCTGCAAAGAACTGA
- a CDS encoding radical SAM protein — protein sequence MVTVARVKVKSLLSPTKLGSDFVINPYIGCPHGCVYCYAAEIMRAHRGRAEPWGSYLDVKLPSAPFDLAKLFRKSILLSSMTDAYNPYEEHSLTTRGILRALLPAQPSISIITKSALVVRDIDILKEFPSACVTFSFSSLDDEFRKRAEPYASSPQKKLAAMAALQSAGIETNVMCAPLFPAITDCATIINAVKPLTSHITFDALKLRRGNAEKILSFVNSLHPELKELYEEIYLRRQKDFWEVLRLEIKRKCAQEGIRSSVFFGGRHASA from the coding sequence ATGGTAACGGTAGCGCGCGTCAAGGTAAAGAGTCTGCTCTCCCCAACGAAGCTGGGCTCCGATTTCGTGATAAACCCGTATATCGGCTGCCCGCACGGCTGTGTCTACTGCTACGCGGCCGAGATAATGCGCGCGCATCGCGGGCGCGCCGAGCCATGGGGGTCGTACCTTGACGTGAAGCTCCCCTCCGCGCCCTTCGACCTTGCGAAACTATTCCGCAAAAGCATACTGCTCAGTTCGATGACCGACGCCTACAACCCTTACGAAGAACACTCCCTCACGACCCGTGGCATCCTCCGCGCGCTGCTTCCGGCCCAGCCTTCCATATCGATAATCACCAAATCGGCGCTCGTTGTCCGCGACATAGATATTCTCAAAGAATTTCCCAGCGCCTGCGTGACATTCTCCTTCAGCTCGCTTGACGACGAATTCAGGAAGAGGGCGGAGCCGTACGCGTCGAGCCCTCAGAAGAAGCTAGCGGCGATGGCGGCTCTGCAAAGTGCGGGGATAGAGACGAACGTCATGTGTGCACCTCTCTTCCCCGCGATAACGGACTGCGCCACGATAATAAACGCCGTGAAGCCCTTAACCTCGCACATCACCTTCGACGCACTGAAACTGCGCCGCGGCAACGCGGAAAAAATCTTATCCTTCGTGAACTCGCTTCACCCTGAGCTGAAAGAGCTATACGAAGAAATATATCTGCGCCGTCAAAAAGATTTCTGGGAAGTGCTGCGCTTGGAGATAAAGAGAAAATGCGCGCAGGAAGGAATCAGGAGCAGTGTATTTTTCGGAGGCAGGCACGCCTCAGCGTAA
- a CDS encoding ATP-binding cassette domain-containing protein has protein sequence MPKHKPANLGIGGKKTVREFYKSFCGERQTAPFASAIVQETELLLNKPTSHLDLGNQIKMLRTIKILAEEKGISIIMATHAPEHAFLARNTAAPLKGVHVYVWALPASAITEAYLCYLFGVEVKIADVDKGKGIKSRTSLMD, from the coding sequence ATGCCGAAACACAAGCCCGCCAATTTGGGAATAGGGGGCAAAAAGACCGTTCGGGAATTCTATAAGAGCTTTTGCGGCGAGCGGCAGACGGCGCCCTTCGCCTCCGCGATAGTACAGGAGACGGAGCTGCTGCTAAATAAGCCGACGTCGCACCTTGATCTCGGCAACCAAATCAAAATGCTGAGAACGATAAAAATTCTCGCCGAAGAAAAAGGGATAAGCATTATAATGGCTACACACGCGCCGGAACACGCCTTCCTCGCGAGAAACACAGCCGCGCCGCTGAAAGGCGTGCATGTGTATGTGTGGGCCCTTCCCGCTTCGGCGATCACCGAAGCGTATTTGTGCTACCTCTTCGGCGTGGAGGTAAAGATCGCAGACGTAGACAAGGGGAAGGGAATCAAAAGCCGCACTTCGCTGATGGATTAG
- a CDS encoding DMT family transporter — translation MLSLCAAFCWGIISPAAKIVSAAEIDLMTLMIFRSLFALAASGLCLFISGQRARLHVGRETARFYFICGAFSVALAGGGYLKSLAYLTVAQAIVIHYTFPLATLAGSMWVTREKPTPLQVAAGFIIVAGVVTGMGGSAASFTSIPAAGFIWAALAVIGISGQALVARRFSISHETDELAMLFYSNLFGSALLIAYKTLFAGWRDAALVTPRLFALMSLVAFTGSFLSYGFFYAALKYIPAAVVSLFCTFEIVVAVGLTALFVGQAPSPHEAAGCALILIAIFCASVAPKEKR, via the coding sequence GTGCTATCCCTCTGTGCCGCTTTTTGCTGGGGGATCATCAGCCCCGCGGCGAAGATCGTCTCCGCCGCTGAGATAGACCTGATGACGCTGATGATATTCCGCTCTTTATTTGCGCTTGCGGCGTCGGGGCTCTGCCTTTTTATCAGCGGACAGCGGGCGCGCCTGCACGTCGGCCGCGAAACGGCGCGCTTCTATTTCATATGCGGCGCTTTCTCCGTCGCCTTGGCGGGAGGAGGCTATCTGAAATCCCTCGCCTATCTCACAGTCGCCCAGGCCATCGTCATACACTACACCTTCCCGTTGGCGACTCTAGCCGGCTCTATGTGGGTCACTCGCGAGAAGCCGACTCCGCTGCAGGTGGCGGCCGGCTTCATCATTGTCGCCGGCGTCGTCACGGGGATGGGTGGAAGCGCCGCGTCGTTTACCTCCATACCGGCCGCCGGATTTATATGGGCCGCTCTCGCCGTAATAGGCATATCGGGGCAGGCCCTTGTCGCGCGGCGTTTCTCGATATCTCACGAGACTGACGAACTCGCGATGCTATTTTATTCGAATCTTTTCGGCTCCGCGCTGCTGATAGCGTACAAAACGCTCTTCGCCGGCTGGCGAGACGCGGCGCTCGTCACGCCGCGCCTCTTTGCTCTGATGAGCCTGGTGGCCTTTACCGGCAGCTTTCTCTCCTACGGCTTCTTCTACGCGGCGCTTAAATATATACCCGCCGCGGTCGTCAGCCTCTTCTGCACGTTTGAGATAGTCGTCGCGGTCGGGCTCACCGCTCTCTTCGTCGGGCAGGCCCCGTCGCCGCACGAGGCGGCCGGCTGCGCTCTGATACTGATAGCCATCTTCTGTGCGTCGGTAGCGCCTAAAGAAAAAAGATAA
- a CDS encoding sulfate/molybdate ABC transporter ATP-binding protein yields the protein MSAIVEFRKKLGSFSLDVSFEAGGEVLALLGGSGCGKSMTLKCIAGIVTPDEGRIIVNGVTFYDSAAKINLKPQRRHVGLLFQNYALFPNMTTRQNIMTVFEHGAGRRENKEERYKEIAERFFISGLEDHYPSQLSGGQQQRVALARIMASDPTVIMLDEPLSALDSFLHWQLEQKLARVLRQYRGTTLYVSHNRDEVYRLCDRVCVINQGVSEPVKDVAEFFGAPPTLAAAILSGCKNFSRAEASGAHTIHAKDWNMEFSCARGVTKEIRYVGVRAHYLIPVPESERDKNTIEAEILEVKDDVFSGVINVRPRGADSESNFSMVRVETSKETAARYHEGETIYLKVAEGDVMPLLA from the coding sequence ATGTCGGCGATAGTGGAATTCAGGAAAAAACTCGGGAGCTTTTCTCTCGACGTAAGCTTCGAAGCCGGCGGAGAGGTGCTCGCGCTGCTCGGCGGCTCCGGCTGCGGCAAGAGCATGACGCTGAAATGCATCGCCGGCATCGTGACGCCGGACGAGGGGCGCATAATAGTCAACGGCGTGACCTTCTACGATTCGGCCGCTAAAATAAATCTCAAGCCGCAGCGGCGCCACGTCGGGCTGCTATTTCAAAATTACGCGCTCTTCCCGAATATGACGACGCGCCAGAACATAATGACGGTATTCGAACACGGCGCGGGACGCAGGGAGAACAAAGAGGAGCGCTACAAAGAGATAGCGGAGAGGTTTTTCATTTCCGGGCTCGAAGACCACTACCCCTCGCAGCTCTCCGGCGGGCAGCAGCAACGCGTCGCGCTGGCGCGCATCATGGCGAGCGACCCGACCGTAATAATGCTCGACGAGCCTCTCTCGGCGCTCGACAGCTTCCTACACTGGCAGCTCGAACAGAAGCTGGCGCGCGTTCTACGCCAATACAGAGGCACGACCCTCTACGTATCGCACAACAGGGACGAAGTCTACAGGCTATGTGACCGCGTCTGCGTGATAAACCAAGGCGTTTCCGAGCCAGTTAAGGATGTGGCTGAATTTTTCGGCGCCCCACCGACGCTGGCGGCCGCAATTCTTTCCGGCTGCAAGAACTTCTCACGCGCCGAAGCCTCGGGGGCGCATACGATACACGCGAAGGACTGGAATATGGAATTCAGCTGCGCGCGCGGGGTGACTAAAGAAATCCGCTACGTCGGCGTGCGCGCGCATTATCTGATTCCGGTGCCGGAAAGCGAACGCGACAAAAACACCATCGAAGCCGAGATACTCGAAGTTAAAGACGACGTATTCTCCGGCGTGATCAACGTGCGCCCGCGTGGCGCTGACTCGGAAAGCAATTTCTCCATGGTAAGGGTTGAAACGTCGAAGGAAACCGCCGCCCGCTATCACGAAGGAGAGACGATATATCTGAAGGTGGCGGAGGGCGACGTGATGCCTCTGCTCGCGTAG
- the modB gene encoding molybdate ABC transporter permease subunit, translating to MDWFPLYNSLRIAGISTFITFFSGICAAYYISKLPKFIKGVLDCVLTLPMVLPPTVVGFFLLKTIGPLGPVGSVVLDFFGFKLTMTWYSAIFATGVVTFPLMYRTVRGAFDAFDHNLTYSAQTLGLSNTYIFWRVMVPNCKDGILAATVLAFARAIGEYGATTMVTGYIPGRTATISTTVYQLWREGNDAAASKWVFVNLVISFVVLVAVNMLENSYRQPKGKAVSHTLSEEFERR from the coding sequence TTGGACTGGTTTCCACTGTATAACTCGCTTCGCATAGCGGGTATTTCCACATTTATAACGTTTTTCAGCGGCATCTGCGCCGCCTACTACATTTCCAAGCTGCCTAAGTTCATAAAGGGCGTGCTAGACTGCGTGCTCACGCTGCCGATGGTCCTGCCTCCGACGGTCGTAGGCTTCTTCCTCTTAAAGACGATAGGGCCTCTCGGCCCGGTAGGCTCCGTCGTTCTGGATTTTTTCGGTTTTAAGCTGACGATGACGTGGTACTCGGCGATATTCGCGACAGGCGTCGTCACCTTCCCTCTGATGTACCGCACGGTGCGCGGGGCCTTTGACGCCTTCGACCACAACCTGACCTACAGCGCTCAGACGCTGGGCCTTTCGAATACATACATCTTTTGGCGCGTGATGGTGCCGAATTGCAAAGACGGCATCTTAGCGGCGACTGTGCTCGCCTTCGCGCGCGCGATCGGCGAGTACGGCGCCACGACGATGGTGACGGGCTACATCCCCGGGCGCACCGCTACGATTTCGACGACGGTCTATCAGCTGTGGCGCGAGGGTAACGACGCCGCGGCGTCCAAATGGGTCTTTGTGAACCTCGTTATATCATTCGTCGTCTTAGTAGCCGTCAACATGCTCGAAAACAGCTATCGCCAGCCGAAGGGCAAAGCCGTCAGCCACACTCTATCCGAAGAGTTCGAGCGGAGGTAG
- the modA gene encoding molybdate ABC transporter substrate-binding protein, which yields MKKKLSLLALLCAALLIALPAFAATELYVFAAASMTESMNQIAEMYEKVDPNVKIVYNFDSSGTLKTQIEQGAECDIFISAGQKQMNAINDKFVMPDTRFDIVSNRVVLIVPKGQNPTNIRSFGDVASDKVKLIALGNSDVPVGQYSEEIFKNMGIWEKLKKENKITYASNVKEVLAQTAAAAVNCGVVYSTDAATSDAVEVISFAPKGTHRPIIYPAAIMKDTKHKAEAEAFVKYLKSDPCSAVFTKTGFSIPKK from the coding sequence ATGAAGAAGAAACTTTCGCTTTTGGCGCTGCTTTGCGCGGCACTCCTGATCGCGCTCCCTGCGTTTGCCGCTACTGAGCTCTATGTCTTTGCGGCGGCATCGATGACGGAATCGATGAACCAGATCGCCGAGATGTATGAGAAAGTCGACCCGAACGTCAAAATAGTCTACAATTTCGACTCAAGCGGCACGCTCAAGACGCAGATCGAGCAGGGAGCCGAGTGCGACATCTTTATCTCCGCCGGACAGAAGCAGATGAACGCGATCAACGACAAGTTCGTAATGCCCGATACGCGCTTCGACATCGTTTCGAACAGGGTCGTCCTTATCGTCCCGAAGGGCCAGAACCCGACGAATATCCGCAGCTTCGGCGACGTGGCGAGCGACAAGGTCAAGCTGATCGCGCTCGGCAACTCCGACGTCCCCGTCGGACAGTATTCGGAAGAGATATTCAAGAACATGGGCATCTGGGAGAAGCTCAAGAAAGAAAACAAGATCACCTACGCCAGCAACGTCAAGGAAGTCCTCGCTCAGACGGCTGCGGCGGCGGTCAACTGCGGCGTGGTCTACAGCACGGACGCCGCCACCTCGGACGCCGTCGAAGTGATCTCCTTCGCGCCGAAGGGCACGCACAGGCCGATCATCTACCCGGCGGCCATCATGAAGGATACGAAGCATAAGGCCGAGGCCGAAGCGTTCGTGAAATACCTCAAGAGCGACCCTTGCTCGGCAGTATTTACAAAGACAGGATTTTCGATTCCGAAGAAGTAA
- a CDS encoding glutamine synthetase family protein: MQLERYNGHIEEADYLNLLMVDIAGDIRSVALPKGYVSEKILKDGIGFDASNYGYAKVSDSDMVAVPDMSTAFFEIRGDYKMLHVLCDVVSADRETFDQYPRNVIKKARDFLREEGIADTAKLLVELEYYVFEEAEYKSGVEGAFYRVKSSEGLGEEFASSPRVSLRGAYHRMPPEDSYMDFRNETVKLMDVIGIPVKYHHHEVALSQLEIELDFMDMAQAADMVSLAKWIIRQVAAEWGLRVTFMPKPLYKMPGNGMHVHQFLEKGGSSIFPGDVLFNLSNEGLSYIAGMLSHSLTGSLLAFACPSTNSYRRLVHGYEAPVSATFAKGSRAAAVRIPGYVKKDETRVEYRTGDASCNLYFFLAAMVLAGADGILRGLNPVALGYQSREAREDLTFPLNLNAVLDGLEKDADYLAPAFPDKLIELWIKAKRAEAEYVYNAPTPQEYELYF, encoded by the coding sequence ATGCAGCTGGAGCGCTATAACGGCCACATAGAAGAGGCCGATTACCTCAATCTCCTTATGGTGGATATCGCCGGCGACATCAGGAGCGTCGCCCTGCCCAAGGGCTACGTGTCGGAGAAGATATTGAAGGACGGCATCGGCTTCGACGCTTCGAATTACGGCTACGCGAAGGTCAGCGACTCTGATATGGTCGCGGTCCCCGATATGTCCACCGCGTTTTTCGAGATTCGCGGCGATTACAAGATGCTCCACGTCCTCTGCGACGTGGTATCGGCCGACCGCGAAACCTTTGATCAGTACCCGCGCAACGTTATAAAGAAAGCGCGCGATTTCCTCCGCGAGGAGGGCATCGCGGACACGGCGAAGCTCCTCGTCGAGCTTGAGTATTACGTCTTCGAAGAGGCGGAATACAAGAGCGGCGTGGAGGGCGCGTTCTACCGAGTTAAATCCTCCGAGGGCCTCGGCGAAGAGTTTGCAAGCAGCCCGAGGGTCTCCCTGCGGGGCGCCTATCACAGGATGCCGCCGGAGGACAGCTACATGGATTTCCGCAACGAAACGGTAAAGCTGATGGACGTCATCGGCATACCGGTGAAGTACCACCATCACGAAGTCGCTCTCTCGCAGCTCGAGATAGAGCTCGACTTCATGGACATGGCACAGGCCGCCGACATGGTCTCCCTCGCGAAATGGATAATCCGCCAGGTCGCCGCGGAGTGGGGCTTGCGCGTAACTTTCATGCCGAAGCCCCTCTATAAGATGCCCGGCAACGGCATGCACGTCCATCAGTTCCTTGAGAAAGGCGGCAGCTCGATTTTCCCCGGCGATGTGCTTTTCAACCTCTCCAACGAAGGGCTTTCCTACATAGCCGGGATGCTGTCGCACAGCCTGACTGGAAGTCTGCTCGCCTTCGCATGCCCGAGCACCAACAGCTACCGCCGCCTCGTGCACGGCTACGAGGCCCCGGTCTCAGCGACATTCGCGAAGGGCTCGCGCGCGGCCGCGGTGCGCATCCCCGGCTACGTCAAAAAGGATGAGACGCGCGTCGAATACCGAACCGGCGACGCGTCGTGCAACCTTTACTTCTTCCTCGCCGCGATGGTGCTCGCCGGAGCCGACGGTATACTAAGAGGGCTGAACCCGGTCGCGCTCGGCTATCAGAGCCGGGAGGCGAGGGAGGATCTGACCTTCCCGCTGAACCTCAACGCCGTGCTCGACGGCCTTGAGAAGGACGCGGATTACCTCGCTCCGGCCTTCCCCGACAAGCTGATAGAGCTTTGGATAAAGGCGAAGCGCGCCGAGGCGGAATACGTTTACAACGCGCCGACGCCGCAGGAATACGAGCTCTATTTTTAG